In Candidatus Manganitrophus noduliformans, the genomic stretch GACGCATGCGTCGCCCCTACATTACGTTATCAGTTATGTCGTTAACCTCTTATAAATCTGCGGCAGCTTCACCGGGAGGGTTTCGATCTGGTCGATGACCAGATAGGCGACCTCGCCATACATGCCGCGCAGATACTCCGGTCCTTCCCGGTCGACCGTGATGCAGTAGGGATGAATCCCTTGCCGCTTCGCTTCGCGAAGCGCCATCTTCGTGTCGGCGGTCGAATACGAGCCGCTGTATTGGTCGTCGAGCGGCTTGCCGTCGCTGATGAGGGCCAACACCTTGACCTTGGACGGCTGGGCCGCGAGCCGCCGCGCCGCATGACGGATGGCGGCGCCGTCGCGGTTCTGAGCCGCCGCCTCGATCCGGCCGATCCGGCGGTCGATCTCGGCGCCGTAGCGCTCGTCGAAATCTTTGATCAGATAGAAATCGACCGAATCTTTTCCCCGTCCCGAAAAACCATAGAGGGCGAAGCGGTCGCCGACGGCGTCGATCGCCTTCGACAAAAGGACCAGCGCCTCTTTTTCGATCTGGACGATCCGCTTTCCGGCGTTCTTGGGGTCCCCAAAAAGCCCGCTTTTTGGGGGTGGGGGAAGCGGCTGCTGTGTCGAGCCGCTGATGTCGATCAGAAAAGCGATCGCCACACTCCGCTCTTTCTTCTGGCGGGCGACATAGATCCGATCCGAAGGAGAGCGTCCCGATTTCGCCTCCACCCGGCTGTTGAGCAGCGCATCGAGATCGAGCTCGTCCCCCTCCCGCTCTCCTTTGATCCGCTTGAGCCCTTCCGGGCGGAGGTGCTGAAACGCCGTTTGAATCGACTGGATCATCCCCCCATACTCGACGAGGATTGCCTCGACCGCGTCGGGGGTCCCCGCCGCCACCGGCCGCTCGATCACCTGGCACCATCCCGGCCGGTAGTCATTGCTCTCGCAATCCCATTCATCATACCGGAACCGCCTGCCGCCTGCGGTCCCTCCCGGCTCCGAGCGCCCCGCCGTCATCTGCTCGGCGAGGGTGTCGAGCGCCCCTCCCTGCTGAAGCGATTCGAGCGTCGACTCCCCCCGTTGGATCGATCCGGAGAGGGCCGCCACGGCCGCCTCGGTCGAGAGATCGACCCCCGCCCCTTTGAGTTTCTCCAGCAGGGCGTCGGCCTGGGCCTGTGTCGCTTTCTTCGTCTCCTCCACCCGCTTCGGATCGATTACCCCGCGGGTCGAGGGGGCGATCATTCCGGCCCCTTCTCCTTCGCCCCGGACCGGGCTTCCCCGCTCATCAAAGGTCTCCATGTCGCCGGTGGCGGGGGTCGGCTCGGCCTGGTCGATTTCCAAAAGATCGTAGACCCGCGCCGCCGCCGCCATCGCGTAGGCGACCGGGACCGGCGCATCGGGGTTCTGAACCGCTCCCAACATCCGGCAAGCCTCGAAGAGGGTCGATTGAATCGCCGGCGGGATCGGCTCTTTTGTTTTCCCCGACAGCGAAATCTGATGGAGCAGCTCGACGACAGCCCCGCGCGGGCTCAACCCGGTGAGCGGCGGACGGCGGGCGAGGTCGGCCTCGCGCATCCGGATCAGCGCCGATCTTAATCCGGGATACTCCTGCTTCAGCAAGTACTCGATCCGAGCCCCCTCGGCGATCTCGAAAAGCCGCTGGATCAGCGCCGGCTCGGGAAAGAGGGAAAAGAAGGAGGTCAAACTCGAGAATCCCCCCCGGCGTTTGTATTTCATCTGAAGCGCCTCGATCAGGTCGGCGGTGTCGGCGATTTTCGGCGTGAAGGTGTTGAACTCCAGGTAGCCGGCCTGATAGGCGGTCGCAACCTTATACCATTCGAGATTGAGCGCCCTGTCTGGGAATTGGTTGACATGGTCCGGAAGATAGATCGTCTG encodes the following:
- a CDS encoding nitric oxide reductase activation protein NorD — protein: MSPSSPLESIQSLLAATLDADEAARILWALSRLDPSLQKNAVNIGLILSDFSTKAATEYFRAVPLVLQSIGPDELAGWVGMGIQIAQQSSAAGIRFFKQGAAVFSKLPSKPLRDRFLQLGISLAQRDYNLAMEYYQQAPALLANVSLTEAALAEWAEHGFALGKQDYTLAVEYFRTTPSLLILLPIELLPKWIAAGQKLSSGKVLATLQFVRTSPEVFTKISSNADRVRLLDLTAEVAERNPTLAAKLFTEAAAILPPFQTLHLEGVLLDKALTLARFDGELAATLFLSGPKILKEMGRAASHFPEWVEEGMALVKQGPGAGGRGSAKAFFAFESKGAREAVDHFGTGVSLASISRMLKLFAEALSGRPVAIQPTSSLKQEGKESEAPTTDGQTIYLPDHVNQFPDRALNLEWYKVATAYQAGYLEFNTFTPKIADTADLIEALQMKYKRRGGFSSLTSFFSLFPEPALIQRLFEIAEGARIEYLLKQEYPGLRSALIRMREADLARRPPLTGLSPRGAVVELLHQISLSGKTKEPIPPAIQSTLFEACRMLGAVQNPDAPVPVAYAMAAAARVYDLLEIDQAEPTPATGDMETFDERGSPVRGEGEGAGMIAPSTRGVIDPKRVEETKKATQAQADALLEKLKGAGVDLSTEAAVAALSGSIQRGESTLESLQQGGALDTLAEQMTAGRSEPGGTAGGRRFRYDEWDCESNDYRPGWCQVIERPVAAGTPDAVEAILVEYGGMIQSIQTAFQHLRPEGLKRIKGEREGDELDLDALLNSRVEAKSGRSPSDRIYVARQKKERSVAIAFLIDISGSTQQPLPPPPKSGLFGDPKNAGKRIVQIEKEALVLLSKAIDAVGDRFALYGFSGRGKDSVDFYLIKDFDERYGAEIDRRIGRIEAAAQNRDGAAIRHAARRLAAQPSKVKVLALISDGKPLDDQYSGSYSTADTKMALREAKRQGIHPYCITVDREGPEYLRGMYGEVAYLVIDQIETLPVKLPQIYKRLTT